From Hymenobacter sediminicola:
CCTTCAACTTTAGATGGCGTAGTCGATGAGCTGCTGGCCCGCAAAGCTACTGCCGACGAGAAAACCACCGTGCCGCGCCCAGCGGAACTGGTGGCGTTTCTGCAGCAGGAATACGCCGTAGGCCAGGCCGCCCGCGCCACGCTGCCCGTCCCGCGCCACCCCGAACCGACGCCAGCGCTGGATACCGTGTTCCGGGCGTGGCTGCAGCCGCAACCGTAGCGCAGAGCCCTTGCTTCGCGTGCTGCCGAACGGCGACTATGCAGTAGTTTAGGATACGTGAAGCAGCGGCTTCGCGCTACTGGCAACTGGTCAGAGAAGCTGATAGATAAATTCTTCTATTTCGACTTGGCGCGCACTGGCAAAGCCTTTGTCGGTTCCCACTTTACGAAAGCCGCAGTTGGTTAATACCTTCTGCGAGCCAAAGTTGTCGAATGCCACCCGACCAAATAGGGGGCGAGCTGGCTCTAACTGTAGGAAGCTACGCAGCGCGGCGGTAGCCACGCCCCGGCCCCAGAAGTGCCTGTCCAGCCAATACGTAATTTCGGCGTCGCCTTCGATTTCAAACTTGGCGATGCTGCCGGCTAGCTCTTCGTCCACCACAATGCTCTGCATGTGAATGGTGGGGTCGAGCAGAAAGCGGCGGTATTTGGCGAGGTAGGCCGCTTGGTCGGTATGGTCTTTCGGCATAAAAGCCGCCAGATACGCGGCCTCTTCATCGAGCTGAAAACGAAAAAGATGCGCTAAATCGACTTCCGTAGTGGGGCGAAGCTGTATGGATTTGTGCGGCATCCTGAACTTGTGGTTGTACTTCAGTAACAATATGCTTACCATTTTCGACCTGCGCCAGCGCGGCCTGATTCTGTTTGAGGCCCTGAGTGGCAGCCGCGCCTATGGCACTGATTTGCCCCACTCCGATACCGACCTGAAAGGTGTCTTCATCCTGCCCGAAACCGAGTTCTACGGCCTTGACTACGTGCCCCAGGTAGCCAACGAAACCAACGACGAGGTATACTACGAGCTGCGCCGCTTTGTGGAACTATTGCTCAAGAGCAACCCCACGGCCCTGGAGCTGCTGGCCTCTCCCGAGGACTGCGTGCGGTACCAGCACCCGCTGTTCGAAGCGTTTCGGGTGGAGGATTTCCTCTCGCAGCTGTGCCGCCAGAGCTTCGCCGAGTACGCCGTGGCCCAGATTCGGAAGGCGCGCGGGCTCAACAAGAAAATCAACCACCCTGAGCCGCCCGCCCGCAAATCGGTGCTGGATTTCTGCTACGTGACGGTGGGTGCGGGCGCGCAGCCGGTAGCCACCTGGCTGGAACGGCGCGGCTACGCAGCCAGCCAGTGCGGCCTGGCCAACGTGAATCACTTGCACGACCTGTACGCCCTGTTTGTGGATGAAACCCCGGACCGCCACCACAGCTACCGGGGCCTTCTGCGCGACGCGGAAACCTCCCAGGATTTGGTACTCTCGGCGGTGCCGAAAGGAGAGGTGCCTGTCGCGTATCTAAGTTTCAACCGCAACGGCTACAGCACCTACTGCCGCGTGTTCCGGGAGTACCAGGAGTGGGAGCAGAAGCGCAACCCCGAGCGGTACCAGAACACGGTGCAGCACGGCAAAAACTACGACGCCAAAAACATGCTGCACGTGTTCCGGCTGCTAGGCATGGCCCTGGAAATTGCCACCACCGGCTGCCTGCACGTGCGCCGCCCCAACCGGGAATTTCTGCTCCGGATTCGCCGGGGCGAGTTCGGGTATGAGCAGCTGATAACCGAAGCCAATGCCTTAGTAGCACAGGTGGAAGCTGCCTTTACCACGTCTGCTTTACCCGAAACTCCCGACCGGGGCACCGCCGAGCAGTTGCTGGTGCAAGTGCGACGGGCTTGGTACGCGGCGCAGGGGTAGAGCCTGCTCGGATGAAACGGCCATGCTGAGCATAGCCCGCCGCATTCTAGGCAGCTCTGCCGGTTTGGTGTAGCGGGGCATCTTACCTATCAACCTCGTTCTCCTAGTAGAGGTAAATATGCTTGGGCTAGCTCAGCATGACTATTCTGGTGTGTGTTGAACGACTAGCCGCCAACGCCTAGAAAAAAGCCCGCCGGCAGAAAGCTGCACGGCGGGCTGATGGTACTCGAAATCTGATGGATAACTAGAGGCGGCCGGACCGCTTGGAACTGTACTTGGTTTTGCTACGGCTGGTCTTGCCGAAGTGGAATAAACCCTTCTTTTTGCGGCCTTTGTACATTTTGTAGTTGGGGCGGTGCGTGTACGAGCGGCCGCTCATTTTGGCACGGGCGTAGGCACTTGGGCGGGCGGCCTCGGCCGTTTCCCCACCGCTTATCATGAGCAGCGCGAAGAGCAGAATCAGGATTCTGTACATGATGAAAACGGGTTGGTGTGCGCTTATAACTGCGGTGAAATAGAAAAAATTGCACAACCGAGTTTCGTCCCCGCATTTTATTAGCCATTTGTCTGCTGCTTCGCCCTAATCAGCACTAAGAATAGAAGCTCTGACAGGAAGGAACAACCTTTATACACTTCTACTAATTCAGTTCTGGATTTAGCGCGTTAATGGTCTGATATATATGATTTTATGCGTGGATTTGCTGTTCATCCCCTGCAGACGGCAAAATGCAAGGAGCCGCTCAAAATTTAAAAAAGGATGAAAAGTGTGGCTTACCGTGTGGAATAGGAGCCACGGAGGCATCACAAGCAGACAATCTCCCTGCTTATGCCGCTATTCCTACGCTCCCTCACCGTCGCGCTGCTGCTCTTGCTGCCTCTGGCGCTGCCCGCCCAGCAAAAGTTGCCTGCTGCCCGCCAGCACAGCTACCTCACCAAGGTTTTTCGCCTCACCGACGCCCAGACCCGGCAACTCTACGAAACCAGCCTTAGCCAGGCCCGGCGCGAGTTTTTCACCCAGCCCGTTGACTCGTTTCCGACGGACAGCCAGGCTGCTGGCCAGCGCCGGCCGTTGCCGCCGGGCTACTACCTGGTGGCCCATACCGAAGGCCCGCAACTGGTTTACTGGCTGCGGGCTGTTACGGACCGCCAGCTCATCGTGCTCGACAACCAAGTAGACCTTACGCTGCTTGTGCGCGACTCATTAGGCCGCCTGCTACCCGATGCTCAAGTGAGTTTGCCCAAGGGGCGCCGTGTGCCTTTCGATGTGGCTACGCGCACCTATCGGCTGCCGGGCAAAGCAGGCCGGGCCGGGCTGCTGGCCGTGGAGCAGGGTGGGCGCACCACGTATCACGCGCTGCAACAGACGTTCCCGTATGCCCAATCGGGAAGGCCGCAGTGGGCGTGGCGGCGCGTGCTGAACAGGGTCGTATATGGTTTTCCGCTGGGCTACCTCACGCGGCCAGTGCGCAAGCTGGTAGGGGAGCTGCGGCACGTTTCCTACGTAACTACTGGGCTGATTGGGCTGCTTCGCTCACCGTTCAGCGAAGACGTGCGTGACGAGCGGCAGAACCAGCGCGAAAACAAACGGGCCCAGCGCCCCCAGCAGTGGACCGGCTTTATAGCCCTGAGCCAGCCCCGCTACCGCCCCGGCGACACGCTGCGCCTGAAGGCCCGCGTGCTGCGCCGCCGCGACGGCCGACCGTACCGGAAACCAGTGGACCTGTGGCTGTCGAACACAGAGCGCACCAAACCCGTGACCCGGCTGCATCCCGTGCGGCCCGGTACCTATGAGTACACATTGCCGCTGTCCGATACGCTGGGTCTGCGTCTTGACCGGATCATAGAGGTACACCTCGACGACCCCAAACACGAAGACGCCGACGAAATCATCAGTGCCAGCTTCCGCTTTGAGGACTACGAACTGAAAAATACCCGCTACACCCTGCGCGCCGCCGAAACGCCCCACCGGCGCGGCACACCGCAGGCTCTGTTTCTGCGCGGGCAAGATGCCAACGAATTGAACCTGCTGGATGCGCGGGTGCGCCTGAGCGTGACGCCCGCCACTGTGGGCCGCTTCCCCGGCCGGCAGGTATTTGTGCCCGACACCCTCTGGACCCGCGCCCAGCCACTCGATGCTACCGGCGAAACCCGGCTCAACCTACCCGAAACGGCCCTGCCCGCCGCCAACTTCACCTATAGCGTGCAGGCAGCCTTTCTCAACGGCGACAACGAGCGGCGCACCCAGTCGGCTTCTGTTTCCTATGCGCTTGACCCCGGTGAACTGAAGCTGGAACTGCGCCACGACTCGCTGGTAGCCCGCTACGAAGTGCGTGGTGTGCAACAGCCTCGCCCCGCTACGCTGGAAACAGAAACCTTCAACTACCTCGGCACCATAGAGCGGCGCACCGAAACCGTGCAGCTGCCGCTGGCCCGCCTCCTCGACGCCCGCGCTACCCACTACCGCCTCTCTGATACCGACGGCCACACCGAAACCGTCTACCTGAACACCACCAACGCCGGTCTGCAGCTGCGCTCTGCCCGCAGCCACGATTCCATTGTGCTGGCCGCCGAAAACCCGCACCGCCTGCCGTTCTGGTATTACCTCTACCGCGGCAACGAGCTGGTGCAGCGCGGCTACGGCTCCGACCTCACGCTTGCCTTACCGGCGCCCGGCGCCGAGACATGGTATGTATCGATGCACTACTTCTGGGCCGGCCGGCTGCAAACCGCCGAATACAACGTACCGCTGCCCCAGCACCGCCTGCTGGTGCAGGCCGAGCAGCCCGATGTGGTATATCCGGGGCAGCGCGTGAAGCTCCGCTACACCGTCACGGATGGCGGCGGCCGGCCCGTGCCCGACGCTGACCTTACGGCTTATGCTCACACCAGCAAGTTTGAGGAAGACGAAGCGCCGGAACTGCCCGATTTTGAGCCGCCGGTGGCCGGCCGACTGTCGCTGCGGCGGTTTGGGCTGGGAGCAGGGTTCGAGAACCAGACCGCGCAAACCGGCCGGCAAAAGCTGGAGTGGGGCGCGTGGCGCAAGCAGCTGGGCCTCGATTCGCTGCGGTTCTATCATTTTCTGTACCCCGACTACGGCGCGTTCTACGAGTACCAGACCGCTCCAGGTGGCATCACCCAAATTTCGCCTTTCGTCGTGGATTCGGGGCGGGTGCAGCCGGCCGTGGCGGTGTACGTGGATGGCCTGCCGGTTTTTGTGGCGGCCGTGAATAGCGAAGAGCCTTTCGCACTGGTGGCCGACAGTGGCCGGCACACCGTAGCCATCCGCACACCCGACCGTCTTGTGTCGCTGCACGATGTGTACCTGCGCCACCTGCATAAGCTTACGCTCAGCATCGACCCCAACCGGCCCTGCCACGAACTGACCGTAGAAAAACGTGGGCCCTTGACCCGTCAGGAACAGGAAGAACTACAACGCTTTCTGATCCTGGTCGATAAAAACCAGCTTGATGAGCGGGTGCTGCTGCGCCAGGGCAACCGCCTGCAGCCACTGGGGGCCGGCCGGCCGGCGTTGGAGCGCAACTCTGGCACCACCAGCTACAGCTATGCCTCCTACAACCGCTACCACAACAGCACTTTCCACCTCGGCGGCCCCTTCCAGCCCGATTCGGTGCTGCTGCGCCGTACCGACGAGCTGCGCCAGAAATTTCTGCTCGAACCCAACTACCGCTACACCTTCGAGCCGGGCCTGCTAAAGCTGCGTTGCGCCCAGGGCAACGAGTTCGGTGGGCTGTCGGCTGCGGCCAGCTTTGCGCCACTGCCCTTCGCCGATTTCGCCTACACCGAGGCTGATATGAAGCCGCAGCCATCCACCAATTACTACCGGGCCCCTAGTCCTGAACCTGTCATTAGTACCCCCCAGAGTACGCCTATAGGCCAGGGCCGCCTGATTGTTCGCCTGCCTGAGCCCACCGCCAACCCGCACGAAAGCCTGCCTCCGGTACGGTATTCGCTCGTTACGCAGCCCGGCAATGCCAAGTTTGTGCGGCTGGAGCGTGGCCTGCCCCCAACCATTCATGCCCTGCCCGCCGGCCGCTACCGCGTGGCCCTGCTGCTGGCCGATAGCACGGTGCTGGCTCCCGACGCCGACCTTCGCGTTCAGCCCAATGGTGCCACCTACGTGCAGCTGGAGCGGGCAGATCAGCTGCCAAAAAGCACGGCCGCTCAGGCGCTGCGCCGACGCTTTGTACGGTTGGTCCGTGAGCGGCTGCCCAAGCCGGTGCCACCTTCCGCTCAGGAAATTCGCGAAGCCCGCCGCGAAATAATGGTTACCACGCCCGTAATACCACAACCCGGCTGGCGTGTGCAGCGTGGGCGGGTCGAGGACAAGCACTCCGGCGAAGGCCTGCCCGGCGTGACGGTGCTGCTGAAAGGCACTACCACCGGAACCAGTACGAATGCCGACGGCAGCTTCGCCCTGGCTGTGCCACCGACTGGCGGCGTGCTGACGTTTTCTTATATCGGCTACGTGAGCCTGGAGCGAATACTTGATAGCCGGGACATCATGGTAGGTCTGGAAACTGACTCTAAGCAACTCAGCGAAGTGGTAGTGACGGGATACGGCGCGCCGCAAAGCCGCCACGAAATCACCGGTTCTGTGTCCACAATCAATAGTTCCGCTTTGCAAGGCCGGGCTGCTGGCGTTGCCATAACCGGGCAAACTTCCGGCTCATCGACTATCATGATTCGGGGCTCGGCCACCATGAGCGGTGGCAATGGGCCACTGCTTATTGTCGATGGATTGCCGTTTACGGGCAAGCAGACTGATATTAACCCCGATGATATTGCCAACTTAAAGGTGCTACGCGGGGCCGAAGCCGCCGCTACATTCGGCTCGCGAGGTGCCAACGGCGTCATCATCATCCGTACCAAATCCGGTATTGGCGGCCAGACGGCGCTGGGCCTCAAACCCGACCAGTCGGTTGGCCCCGACGGACAGCCCAGCAATGGGCGCGACCCGCGCCTGGCGTTGCGCCGCCGCTTCTCCGACTCCGGCTGGTGGCGTCCTACGCTCGTCACCGACCAGCAGGGCCGTGCCAGCACCGAAGTGGTGGTGCCCGACGACATTACCGGCTGGGACACTTTCGTGCTGGCCTCCGACGACCACGCCCGTACCGGCACGTTCACCAGTCTCATGCGCTCCTTTAAGGCGGTGCTGGGTGAGTTAGCCGCGCCGCGCTTCCTCATCCAGGGCGACCGGGCCCAGCTCATCGGCAAATCCCTTAACTACCTCCCCGACACAGCGCAGGTCACAACCAGCTTTCGGGTGGGTGAGGGGCCAGCCCGCACCCAGCGCCACCAGCTTGTCACGGCTGTGCTCGATACGCTTACCATCACCGCGCCTGCTAACGTAGACTCGGTGCAGGTGAGCTTTAGCCTCGCGCAACCCAATGGGTATCAGGATGGAGAGTTGCGCAACATTCCGGTGTTGCCGGCCGGCACGCGGGAGCGGGTGGGCAGCTTCGTCGTTCTCACGGCCTCCGATACCACCCTTACGCTGCCCGTGCGCCCTGAATTGGGCAACGTAACCGTGCGCCTGGAAAGTGACCCGCTGCCCACGCTACTCGACGAAATCCAGCACGTGCAGCGTTATGCCTACCTCTGCAACGAGCAGGCCGCCTCCAAGCTCAAAACGGTGCTGCTGGAGCAACGAATTCGAGTGGCGTTGCAGCAGGAATTCAAAGGTGAAAAGGATGTGAACCGCCTTATCCGGCACCTGCTGCGTGGCCGCCATCAGCCCGAAGGCCTATGGGGCACCTGGCCCACGTCGCCGGTAAGTCCCTGGGCCTCGGTGCACGTAGTGGAGGCGCTGTTGGAAGCCGAGAAGCAGGGCTATACGGTGAAGTTCGACCGGAATGCACTCCGCAGCTACCTGCTCAAGCAGCTCGATTACGCCTTTGCCGATGCCACCATTCGGGCGTCGCTGGCGGCCACGCCGGCGGGCCGCCACCTCGATGCGTTGTATTTCCGCACTGACGACGACCGGATCCGGCTGCTGCAAGTGCTCCGCCACCTCGGAGCTCAGCCTGATTTCCGGAGCTACGTGGCGCGGCTGGAGCGCGAGCAGAAGGGCCGTCAGCCTCTCGACCGGTACCTGGCCCTCACCAATCTGCGGCAGCAATTGGGCCTGCCATTTCAGCTCGATACACTGCGCCGCTACCGGTTGCGCAACGAGCTGGGCGGCGCATTCTATGCCGATACATTGCGCCTGGGCTCTTTCTACCGCTATCTGCTGCCCGACCGGATTGGCAATACGCTGCTGGCTTACCGGCTGCTGCGGGCCAAAGGCAGCCAGGAGGCCGAACTGACGCGCATCCGTACATTTCTGCTGCAGCAGCGGCGCAACGGTAGCCATTGGAGCAGTACCTACGAAGCGGCTCAAATCCTGGAAACCATTGTGCCCGACCTACTGGTGCCAGGCGGCAATGGCCTGGTGGCTCGTGCCCGGCTTAGCGGTCTGCTCACCGAGGACGTGCGCACGTTTCCGTTTGAAGTGAAGGTTTCAGCTGCCACCGGGCCGCTCATCCTGCATAAGGAAGGAGGGCTGCCGGTCTATGCTACTGCCTATCAGTCGTTCTGGAACGCCGCTCCCGAGCCCAAAGCCGCACCGTTTGTCGTTAGTACGACGCTGGCCGGGCAAGTGGGGAACCGCGTAAAGCTGCGTGCCGGTCAGCCTACGGAATTAGTTGTGACTGTAGACGTGAAGGCCGAAGCTCGCTACGTACTGCTCGAAGTGCCTATTCCGGCTGGTTGTTCTTACGGCGAAAAGGCACCTGGCAACTATTTCGAGGTACACCGCGAATACCTTCGCCATCAGGTTGGCATCTTTATGGATGTGCTGCCGGTGGGGCGCCATACGTTCCGGGTAGCGTTGCAGCCGCGCTACCGGGGCCGTTACACCGTCAATCCGGCCAAAGCCGAACTGATGTACTTCCCCACCAGATTCGGCCGCTCAGCCAGCAAGCAGGCTGTAGTGGAGTAGGGGAAGCGCCGGGCAAACGCTCCGCTGTTTCTTGCCATCCGAAGTCAAGGTGGGGCGCCATCTGTCACGGGGCAAACGGCTACCTTTCG
This genomic window contains:
- a CDS encoding GNAT family N-acetyltransferase → MPHKSIQLRPTTEVDLAHLFRFQLDEEAAYLAAFMPKDHTDQAAYLAKYRRFLLDPTIHMQSIVVDEELAGSIAKFEIEGDAEITYWLDRHFWGRGVATAALRSFLQLEPARPLFGRVAFDNFGSQKVLTNCGFRKVGTDKGFASARQVEIEEFIYQLL
- a CDS encoding DNA polymerase beta superfamily protein: MLTIFDLRQRGLILFEALSGSRAYGTDLPHSDTDLKGVFILPETEFYGLDYVPQVANETNDEVYYELRRFVELLLKSNPTALELLASPEDCVRYQHPLFEAFRVEDFLSQLCRQSFAEYAVAQIRKARGLNKKINHPEPPARKSVLDFCYVTVGAGAQPVATWLERRGYAASQCGLANVNHLHDLYALFVDETPDRHHSYRGLLRDAETSQDLVLSAVPKGEVPVAYLSFNRNGYSTYCRVFREYQEWEQKRNPERYQNTVQHGKNYDAKNMLHVFRLLGMALEIATTGCLHVRRPNREFLLRIRRGEFGYEQLITEANALVAQVEAAFTTSALPETPDRGTAEQLLVQVRRAWYAAQG
- a CDS encoding carboxypeptidase-like regulatory domain-containing protein, giving the protein MPLFLRSLTVALLLLLPLALPAQQKLPAARQHSYLTKVFRLTDAQTRQLYETSLSQARREFFTQPVDSFPTDSQAAGQRRPLPPGYYLVAHTEGPQLVYWLRAVTDRQLIVLDNQVDLTLLVRDSLGRLLPDAQVSLPKGRRVPFDVATRTYRLPGKAGRAGLLAVEQGGRTTYHALQQTFPYAQSGRPQWAWRRVLNRVVYGFPLGYLTRPVRKLVGELRHVSYVTTGLIGLLRSPFSEDVRDERQNQRENKRAQRPQQWTGFIALSQPRYRPGDTLRLKARVLRRRDGRPYRKPVDLWLSNTERTKPVTRLHPVRPGTYEYTLPLSDTLGLRLDRIIEVHLDDPKHEDADEIISASFRFEDYELKNTRYTLRAAETPHRRGTPQALFLRGQDANELNLLDARVRLSVTPATVGRFPGRQVFVPDTLWTRAQPLDATGETRLNLPETALPAANFTYSVQAAFLNGDNERRTQSASVSYALDPGELKLELRHDSLVARYEVRGVQQPRPATLETETFNYLGTIERRTETVQLPLARLLDARATHYRLSDTDGHTETVYLNTTNAGLQLRSARSHDSIVLAAENPHRLPFWYYLYRGNELVQRGYGSDLTLALPAPGAETWYVSMHYFWAGRLQTAEYNVPLPQHRLLVQAEQPDVVYPGQRVKLRYTVTDGGGRPVPDADLTAYAHTSKFEEDEAPELPDFEPPVAGRLSLRRFGLGAGFENQTAQTGRQKLEWGAWRKQLGLDSLRFYHFLYPDYGAFYEYQTAPGGITQISPFVVDSGRVQPAVAVYVDGLPVFVAAVNSEEPFALVADSGRHTVAIRTPDRLVSLHDVYLRHLHKLTLSIDPNRPCHELTVEKRGPLTRQEQEELQRFLILVDKNQLDERVLLRQGNRLQPLGAGRPALERNSGTTSYSYASYNRYHNSTFHLGGPFQPDSVLLRRTDELRQKFLLEPNYRYTFEPGLLKLRCAQGNEFGGLSAAASFAPLPFADFAYTEADMKPQPSTNYYRAPSPEPVISTPQSTPIGQGRLIVRLPEPTANPHESLPPVRYSLVTQPGNAKFVRLERGLPPTIHALPAGRYRVALLLADSTVLAPDADLRVQPNGATYVQLERADQLPKSTAAQALRRRFVRLVRERLPKPVPPSAQEIREARREIMVTTPVIPQPGWRVQRGRVEDKHSGEGLPGVTVLLKGTTTGTSTNADGSFALAVPPTGGVLTFSYIGYVSLERILDSRDIMVGLETDSKQLSEVVVTGYGAPQSRHEITGSVSTINSSALQGRAAGVAITGQTSGSSTIMIRGSATMSGGNGPLLIVDGLPFTGKQTDINPDDIANLKVLRGAEAAATFGSRGANGVIIIRTKSGIGGQTALGLKPDQSVGPDGQPSNGRDPRLALRRRFSDSGWWRPTLVTDQQGRASTEVVVPDDITGWDTFVLASDDHARTGTFTSLMRSFKAVLGELAAPRFLIQGDRAQLIGKSLNYLPDTAQVTTSFRVGEGPARTQRHQLVTAVLDTLTITAPANVDSVQVSFSLAQPNGYQDGELRNIPVLPAGTRERVGSFVVLTASDTTLTLPVRPELGNVTVRLESDPLPTLLDEIQHVQRYAYLCNEQAASKLKTVLLEQRIRVALQQEFKGEKDVNRLIRHLLRGRHQPEGLWGTWPTSPVSPWASVHVVEALLEAEKQGYTVKFDRNALRSYLLKQLDYAFADATIRASLAATPAGRHLDALYFRTDDDRIRLLQVLRHLGAQPDFRSYVARLEREQKGRQPLDRYLALTNLRQQLGLPFQLDTLRRYRLRNELGGAFYADTLRLGSFYRYLLPDRIGNTLLAYRLLRAKGSQEAELTRIRTFLLQQRRNGSHWSSTYEAAQILETIVPDLLVPGGNGLVARARLSGLLTEDVRTFPFEVKVSAATGPLILHKEGGLPVYATAYQSFWNAAPEPKAAPFVVSTTLAGQVGNRVKLRAGQPTELVVTVDVKAEARYVLLEVPIPAGCSYGEKAPGNYFEVHREYLRHQVGIFMDVLPVGRHTFRVALQPRYRGRYTVNPAKAELMYFPTRFGRSASKQAVVE